The stretch of DNA CTTTTAGACTTTGACAATGGTATGATTACCTCTTTGACAGTGTTCTTTCCTAATAAGATGTTGTGAAGGCTTTTTTCTTCATTAAAGAAATAATTCTCTAATCTTTGTTAATTCTGTATTGTTCAGGTCTTTTTGTGTTGCTAAGCTCTTTGAACAACATGCCAGCCTGTTGATTTGGCCACTCTTAAagtctctgctctctctgaaaGGTTTTGGGTTTTTTCAGTCTAATGATGGCCTCCTTAACTTGCATTGTTACTTTTAGAACCACATATGAAGAGTTATTGTGCAAATACAAAATCAACACCTGCTCTAGCCTTTTGTCTCCTTAATGTTTCATGAAATAATGAGGGCACTGTCACACCTGACTATAAAACCTCATCAATCAACTGCACAGGTACTATTCATGCTGGAACTCTGCAGAAGGTGGCAGTAATTCCTAAATGGTTAATGCAATATTTGTTAAACCCCTTATATCAAGATTAAAAGTCTGAACTTTTCAATGTATATGAATTATTAAAGTTATGtcactgtccacatacttttgcaGCCTGTAGACCACTTTATTGTCCCCATCAATGTCAGAATCAAACCTACACCCTTGGAAAGGAGACTAGCAAAATacacagtctgtaattatagaactacaaagtgctcctttATGGTAAGCGGAGCTGATGAAATATGAGTGTAGAGccggttttaatattatggctgatctatGTATAGCAAATGTTATACATTTTAATGCTGTTGAACATTttgcaataatatatatatagataacaaatagtaatagtaatatacacaaataatatataataatgtatatattcAGTGTGGCTTTTAACTGTATTTACCTGTCTCAAAGCTCAAAAGGCTAATTTTTGCAAACAACACATTCTTacttttttactgtttgtttatcattattatttattctgtaTAATTTTAAATGCAAATACATTCATTGCagaaaacaacacagtactgtaacacattttatttaatattatttttatttaatgcaGATAAACCAGTCATTGCGTAGCACTGATATTGACCAGCAATAATTTATTTCATCgtaaaacaaaaatgtatgaaaatggcttttaatgataaataataaataataaattgtgCAACAAGACCTAGTAATTTATTCTACTCCATCTATCCTGCCTCACCCATATCACCCAGCTGTTTTAAActacaatatataataattcaaACCCTTGTTATGtttacttttcttttgtttgttgttaGAAATCTATGTGGATTACTCACTTAATAAAAGATGTTTTACTTTTTGAAGCTATTCATCAATGTCCATCCATGTGCAGTATATACACGCTGTAACCAACAGTTAAGAAAGATTACTCTGCTATATGAAGAGAAATGCTTACCCACCATGTTATATATTGTTATGGTTGCTTATATATTACCATGCCAATACATCCATactgtttttacatttaaattaattggtatattgttgctgttacaCACAAACCTTATATCTCTAAAAAAACTGACAACTTTACACAAGAATGGAAGTCAGATTTTTATTCCAAGAAATTtgagagcatttctattgtgtgtccattttgacacaatgaacAGAACAAGATTCACATTatttcaaaaagtcaaaaatggaaagattggagatacaaggttttacataacagtgacaatatattaATTTTTTCCATACAATAACACATTATGTATGACATACACAAGACATGGGGGGTCAAGGTCCAAGAGTTTTTGTTGAATTGGGaaaattagcttttagccacagTGCACCAGTCAGCTGGAATTTACTAGTCTTTGGTTGGTGTCGCTTAatcattttaaaactttttaaccACTTTCAGACAGCCTGTTTTAATTGAGTTTAACATAGTtaacctttttattttatttcattaccATTTTTTTAGCaacttttcttttcattttcgttttcttcttattatttaatTAGTATTAATTTAATTACTTTTTATAATCCTTTTATTTGCCTACAATTATTCAAATTTGAGCTTGTCCACTTACCCTTTTATGTTGAAATCTTATTATCCCCGTCTTAATGATTAATtcttaaacatttaataaaattaaaaaaaaaaatgtttgtttttcttttttttatttgctatgGCTGATTTTACTGTTAGTTTGTTTATGTAGtttctcctttcagtttaaccTGATTGGTCAATTTTGTAAATGCATTGAAAAAGAAGGTTACCCTCAATGTATTtctgaataaaaataaagcttCATTTCTTGATTGTTTGACACGTTATCTTTTCTTGCTGGGTTCTAAATGCTATTAACTATAATGACCCTACTGATAGATGGACTGGATGggttgtgtttttcttttatccCTTTCTTTATGGGCCAAGTACAACAAGTGCTTTTTCAGATACTCACAGAACATACGATCCCTCAAGCCGTACACAATAGGACTTATAAACCTGGGCAAAATATGAACAAAGAGATAAGTTGCGAATCTGAAGTCGTTTtgtaaaaaaggaaagagagatatGAACAAACCCTCGAGTTGAGGGCCAATGTACGTGAACATGCACAGCACCAGCTGCAGCCCATGCAGGAGGATGGTGTTTCGGGCCTTCCGGGCATCTGCACCAGTAGCTTTGGCAGCAAACATGATCTTGAAGTAGGTGTAGAACAAAGTGAGCCATACCAAGGACAGATAGACCAGGTGTGAGACGTTTTTCTTCTCCACCAGGTAACGATGCCGGAACACAGAGTCTCGGCTACAGTAGATCTTAGAATGGAAGAAAGATAACGGCTCAGTGGCTAGGAGGACGAACAGATCCGGGAGAATGGGGATGGCACCGAAGACCCAAATCAGGCCAATTAAGAAATAAGTCCTGCGCACAGTGCAGATCTGCGTGTGGCGTAACGGGTTACAGATGGCAATGTAGCGCTCCACAGCCATGCCAGCCAGATTTAGAGGAGTGTTGAGGGTGGTGAATATTGCGATCATCAGAAGGAAGCAGCATAAGGAGACGTTAATGGTGAAGAAGATGTAGGATATGATGTTAAGCAAAACTGCAATGGTAAGCTGGATCATGTCATTCAGCACCATATGGATGAAGAGGATGTACCGAGGGTTCTCGGTGAAGATCTcatgcttgaagaaggtgtggACCAGAGTGCCGTTGATGTAGTTGATGGAGAAGTATAAAGCCACAATTATCACATTCTTGGCCACAGCTGTAGTGTACGACTCTCTACCGGTAGTTTGGGTGACGTTGCTGTATATTGAGACGTTCATCCCTTGCTCCTTTTAGCACCATAGACTGCCTGCATTAGAAAAGCCTGTTAAACAgtacaaacaataacaaaatcATATGACTTATGCATAAGACATATGTAGTTCATAATACAACATAGAGCAGTTATAtgattatatagttatatatatatatatatatatatatatatatatatatatatatatatatatatatatatatatatataggttcaAGTAAAGATAGTACAGACTTCACCTAACCTTCTAGTATGTTGGGTAACATGTCAAAGCAAGTGCCGATATTAAGGATGAGGACAAGACTGTCTGCCTATTTATTTGTTTCCATAGGTCTAATCTCCAGTCAATGCTGAGTGTCACCTTATGAGATGTAGGAGACGATTTAAGAGAACTAGTACCTTCTCCAAGACGTTAGAGGGCAGCACACCCCTTTGGGATATGAGAGACCGTCCATGTGCTGGAGGGCAGCAGTGAATGAAAAGCATTGAACTGCTTCTCTCAGCTCAGATACAGCAAATAGCCACGGTCACTTCAGTCCACAGTCAATTACTTGTTAAGCGTATTGCATAAGTTTGTGGGGTGACTGGCTTGACCTGTAAATGAGTGGAGAATCCATCTACGAAGTTAAGgttgcagtacagtacagtgtacagcacAGGGTGTAGGCTcataattacaatatttaaaaccCCCATAGAGTTTctactgcagaagctccagatctcatcagaacagatgcaggtgaacgtaaatccagtaaaaaggagagacaagagcttctcattctgaagaaagaaagtagtgagatcttgtctgtgagctagtctgaagaacagagctcggttcctcgccccccagtccagccagcgtggaggatgtgttcaactccatcagcagcagcagcagcagcagcagcagctcacctgatttaccatcattaagccctgatttaccaccaaaccaggtgttgatctgaggagaactctaaataatactagactccatgaggagaactttggagatgttctaatgatgaacacagtgatggagaaccaccaccactttctgtaggagtggaGACTATGACTTCTGATTGGTACTGTACAAGCCTTGAGTATTCAATGGAAACTTCTAAGTGTGTAGGCCGctgagatacactatatggacaaacatATTGGGATACCTgtgcatttattgtttcttctaaaatctagtttttttttgttggagtaactgtctctactgtccaggaaagaaggctttctactagactttggaggagcattgctatgaggatttgatagcgTTCAGCAATAACAGtgttagggaggtcaggatgttggatgaccaactcacctcatcccaaaagtactggatgaagctccaccaccatcattccagaaaacacagttcttccactgctccacagctcctcagtgctggggggctttatacccctctagcccacgcctggcattaggcagcatggagccaatagtgtgatgttgatctgctcctagagtcctattctactggcagtacttctgccacatctgtgtcaacaatgggtgcagcttataGCTGAATGCTtgcattaggaggggtgtccaaaaacatttggagatGTAGTAAAGCTTAAGATAACGTATATCAGATGTCAGGTTTAGGTGAATAGTGGAGCATGTGTTAAGCGGTACAGACGTAATTCATAAGAAAGAGCAGTGAATCGTGAGCATGACAGTGTCTTAGTACACCAGTGTGTTAAAGGGCCCCAACATGGGCAACTGAATTCATCTCATTTTATTAAAGTAAGGAGGCTTGAATTCATATGTAAATGTCTCAAAACATACTATTCACTCCTCCtgtaaaaacagcctgttttgaattcatataatataatattaatctTTATTTTTCAGCATGTTTCATACCTAAATGCAGCTCAAAGTGCTATAGACAGCACTTTAAAAGAAAATGGGATATACAGTGTACCCAGAAATTAAATTATAGATGCAAGAAACTGCCAATATAAATACCATTTAAATAAGCCATTCCATTAATAATGGTAATAcggtaaaacaaaaaaagcaaaataaaaatgcaaatggTTATAAAGTAATACAGTAATTTAATACATGATGAATGTAActtgaaaaaaaatacatttagcaATTTGAGTAAGTCAAATACAAATAGGAATAATAGGAAATTTAAAGTTTATGTACAAATAAGGTCAAATTAATATAAGcaaaataaaacatacaaagGGTTATAGCTATAAAGTAATAAATTAACTTAATAAGTGATCAAATTAACATAAAAGAGTGATTAATATTAGAGTAAAAGTACGACGTATCTTTTGCTGCCTTTTACAGTTTTGTACTAATATTACTGGTCTGATCTCAGttggtattttttttcttccatttttcGGTTCATAAAAACCAAATGCTGCTTCTTCATTTCTCCTCTTATTAACCTTTGGTACTCTAAGCAAACTCAGTTTTGGATCTCAAAGAATGACTTGGGATGTACAGAGATAGACCATCCATAATGTATAATGGAACCAATCTATTTAATGCATGAAACAGTAGCTGTACTTTATAATCTATCCTAAAAATACTGGACGCCAGTATAATGTATAATCTGGCAGCTTATGTGGGCAGCAATATTTAACACCTCACAGAACACACAACATCAAAGGTCCTTTTTATTTACCTTGAAAATCATAGTATATGAAAAACTTCACAGGCCCTTTTTATTTACCTTGAAAATCATAGTATGTGGAAAACATCAAAGGTCCTTTTTATTTACCTTGACAATCATAGTATGTGAAAAACATTAAAGGTCCTTTTTATTTACCTTGAAAATCATAGTATATGGAAAACATCAAAGGCCCTTTGTATTTACCTTGTAAATCATAGTATATGTAAAACATCAAAGGTTCTTTTTATTTACCTTGAAAATCATAGTATATGGAAAACATCAAAGGCCCTTTGTATTTACCTTGTAAATCATAGTATATGGAAAACATCAAAGGCCCTTTTTATTTACCTTGAAAATCATAGTATATGGAAAACATCAAAGGTCCTTTTTATTTACCTTGAAAATCATAGTATATGGAAAACATCAAAGGCCCTTTGTATTTACCTTGCAAATCATAGTATATGGAAAACATCAAAGGCCCTTTTTATTTACCTTGAAAATCATAGTATATGGAAAACATTATGAATTCACTAAATAGCTAAAAGCTGATTTACATCTGCATTAGTTTTGGATATAACTGTTAATGTTGGAATGTATATTTCATACATCAGCCATGGGGGGATGTAAATGAATGCCTTTAGAGCATCTAAAATATTTGCTACTGACTGCCATAAACACTCAATAAACTCATACAGTATCCAAAAAGCatttttgtgtcatttttgcatACTCcctgacaataataataaaaaataatagtaataataataataataataataatatttgtaatatttgtaaaatgtcaACAAAGAGTAGATACATGAGGTTAGGGTAGAGGGGCAGGTGAATGTTATTTATGTAGCTGAGTATGGGAGTACAGTTAGGTGGGCCGTGTTTTACTCCTCTCTTTAAGCGCAGTGCACAACAGGTGCTTTTTCATATATGCACAGAGCATCTGATCCCTGAGACCGTACACAATAGGACTTATAAACCTGggcaaaatgtaaacaaacaggtAATGTATGATCCTCAGCTCACTTACAAACATCGGAAAGAGAGATACGAACAGGTTATGGAGTAGTGGGCCAGTGAACGTGAACATGCACAGCACCAGCTGCAGCGCATGCAGAAGAATAGTGTTTCGGGCCTTTCGGGCATCTGCACCGGAGGCCTTGGCGGCGAACATGATCCTGAAGTAGGTGTAGAACAAAGTGAGCCATACGAAGGAAAAATAGACCAGGTATGaggtgtttttcttctccaccaGGTACGGGTGATGGAACAAGATGTCTTGATGGCAGGAGATGGTTGAGTAGAAGAAAGACAACGGCTCAGTGGCTAGGAGGATGAACAGATCCGGGAGGATAGTGGTGATGCTCAAGACCCAAATCAGGCCAATTAGGATGTAGGTCCTGCGCACAGTGCAGATCTGCGTGTGGCGTAACGGGTTACAGATGGCAATGTAGCGCTCCACAGCCATGCCAGCCAGATTTAGAGGAGTGTTGAGGGTGGTGAACACTGCGATCATCAGAAGGAAGCAGCATAAGGAGACGTTCATCTTAAAGAAGATGTAGGTAATCATGTAAAGCAGCACAGCAATGTTCAGCTGGATCAGGTCATTCAGGACCATGTGGATGAAGAGGATGTATCGAGGGTTCTCGGTGAAGATCTcatgcttgaagaaggtgtggACAAGGATGCTGTTAATGTAGTTGATGGAGAAGTATAAAGCTACAACTATGACGGTCATGGCCACGGCTGAAGTGTCCCGTGCAGGAGTTTGGGTGATGTTGCTGTACTTTGAGGAATTCATCACTTGCACTTTTTAGGAACATCAACTGCTGTTAAACAAATTACAGTTCATAAGTAACATTCATCCAGTATAAAAGCATATTCTTCTAAACAGGGAACATCTGGATGGGTGTTATTTCATAAAGTTTGACAGATGTGAGTAACACAACAGCTCATACAGTTCAGTTTTCTCTTGTTGTCTTTTCAGAGTAATGTGAATGAAATTCAGtctgaaatgaacaaaaaacaaagtacaTTGAAGCTTGATAGACCTCACAGTCTAACAGAATAGACCAGATCTAAGAGGTCTTTCTTCTCCACCAGGTACTGACGATGTCTTGGTGATGATTGAATAGAAGAAAAATAAAGGCTCAGAGGCACGAAGGAAGAACAGATCTGGGAGAAAACTGGTGGCACTTGAGACTCCAACCAAAAATAATACCTGCAGGAGCTTATATGGAGTCTGTAGACAAGAAGGTCAGCACCCGTGCATAAAAAAACGTACGTACACACTACCCACTCCAGCAAAGGTACACAAAGGGATTAGATCCGGAACAtgatttgtgcatgtgtgtgtgtaaggcaaAACCAAGAGCTAACCAACATTTGCAGACCACTAAGCACAGTCATACACggtacaactagcagtgaacTGCTTTGatgaaatatataaattaaatatataaataaataaataaacaaacaaataaataaatactctaaatagtaatatttttatttggaatttaggggaaatgttgtccatggtttatgaaatacagagCTAATGCTAGTTTACCTTAACACACGGCCTATAAACAATAAAACCAGAGAAATGGGTCATGTAGGGTGGACGTTTTTTCCAAGGCTGTATATGTAGCAccctccacaattattggcaccccctGTTAAGATGAGTTCTTAGGCTTctactaaattattttttataatataggACAACAGTGCAATGAAAGATGTGACCTTTAAtttaagtgaatttattcagtgggaaaaaatcccacattagaaaataattattttacatgaaatcatgtgtgccacaattattggcacccctgatgttaatactttgtacaacccccctTTGCCAACAAGACCACATTTAATCTTCTGCTATAACATTTCagaagatgggagaatacagagagaGCGATCCTCCACCATTGCTccttgcacaatctctctaaattgTCCAGAGTCTTGGTCCTGGGTCCTGGGTCCTGGGTCCTTGGTCCTCGGTAcccaccccacaggttttcaatcgGCTGAGGCCTGTGGACTGAGATGTCCATGAGAGGAGCTTGATTTTGTGTCTGGAGAATCACTTCTGTGCAGATTCGGCCAcatgtttagggtcattgtcttgctgaaagacccagtgatgACCCATCCTCAGCTCTCGGGCAGAGGCCAGCAGATTCTGATTTCAAATGTGAGTCCTCTGACTGTAGATCCGGGCAGGTGGAGGTGAGTAGCCATTGTCTGACTTATGTCTGACACActtctgccttacttgaatggagTGTTCTCTTGGACTCTTGGACCGTGGAAAAGAGACATAGGCCTCACACATACAGTGTatactgtacagcgaaatgtgtcctccgcatttaacccatctggtagtgaacacacactcacacgtgttaggggcagtgagtacacacacacagagcaggtggGCGCTggaggtgggcagccaactccagcgcccggggagcagagagggtaaagggccttgctcaagggcccaacagtgacagcttgtcgagcccgggtatcgaacccacaaccctgttatcaatatcccggcgctctaaccgctgagccaccactgccacagtCTACGTGTACGGCAACTGTTTTATTccatttaattaatgaatctgcagactatgaatggcagtgatgaattactaattactaaaagGTTCCTAGATACTCAACTTTATAAACTACAGTAGAAATGACCGAAATACTACATAGATACTACATCAACTACATTTATTTTCTAGGAATTGTTAGgagtgccaataattgtggaacaggttattttatgaaaaataattatttcttagtcagactttttatttgtttaattgttAATTGAGTTAAAGGTTACATATTTCTACAAATTTCAGTGTGAGATTATGCTTCTGcaataaaaaattaatttcttttaaccaggggtgccaataattgtgaagggtgatatatatatatatatatatatatatatatatatatatatatatatatatatatatatgttcgtATATTtcgtttttacattattatatattagtttAAGTATAAGTATATTATAAGTATATATCTATAAGTATGGTATATTATACTATATGTAGTTCTACATGTTTAGAATATTTAGTAGATGTCTGTATATTTCGTATATTTCTGCATCATTTGTACATATTTGCttttttgagaatttccccactgtgggaccaataaaggattatcttatcttatcttatcttatcttatctttatcAGTATATTTAGTACATTTGTGTATAATTTGAATGTGtctgtatttaatatatttagctcaaattttttgttatttgttttgtttaatgtgTATATGTCTTGgtatatttcattttaaatatttagtagATTTAGTAGatttctgtatgtttattatatttctgAATATGTCTTGTATATGTCTGTATATGCAGTATACTCAGTTCTGTGGTAATGCTCTTAATGTTGTCTTCATTAGAATCACACCTTGTTGTAATGTGTTTTCTTCACACTGGAGATCAGCAGCCTGAGATAGGCTGCAGCACCTTCTGGGTAATTAACTAAAGCTAGAGGGACCTTCTGACATTTCACTCTCTGCCGCATTGTGACTGAGAGAGCAGGACCGGGGGTGGCGGCGGAGCCTTGAACCCCGGAGCTCTCGTTAGCAGCTTCAGGTAAAGGTCACCTCAGCCAGGGATACGTGTTTTTCAcaatcacacaaacacaacgcATCCCGGGACTAATTAGGACATCAGAGAAGATGGGCAGAGAAGTTCCAGATGAGGTAAAGAGTTCCCGTGGATCATTTAGGGCTAATTAGGATGTGTTTGGCTCTTGTTTTGGTCTGTTTGTTGTGCTCTCTGAGGACATGACCTTTGGATTGCATGAGGAGAACGACACATTCATCAGAACTGAGGCCCTGATGTTGATCAAGTTCAGGAAAGTTAAAAGTTACAAACAGGGCAGAGCATGTTTACAGTCATTACAGCCCTGGGTGTCAGAGGTGCAATGATGTGTGATAGACTGAACGCTGACATTAACTTTACACAGGAGAACAGTTAATGAAAGGTCACcctaaatccaaataaacatgtttttccCCGCAGAGATCATACTTTCAGTGGTCTTATTATTATGTCTAATAAATATACATCCTTATTTTAAGATTTATATACATActttacattataataataatgatgataataataatacacaataataatCTATTAGAAATGAAATCTAGTATATATTTATCCATTTAAATTAGATCTAAAGATAATAACATATTATTCTACTTATTTTGGCTGTTTGACATATTGGCTGTTTTAGATGATTTAATCTACTAGCACCACATTGTTTCTATTATCAATGTATTTTGCTTGCTTGAAGCATTAGTACATTTAAGAATCATAAAAATTGATTGAAATTGATCTAATtacatttctaaaaataaaaatacattaaaatgtataatttataataatataataatattaataatatatataatataataatatctaaagattattatttataataataataattcactcTCCGAAACGTATACAGTATTATACAAAAAATAGGGCACCCCAAGATAAATTAGAGGTGTTTCGAGCATTAAGAATGATGTGTACAAACATAATGGCACAATAATATGTTATGGTATGcactttttttatgtatttcatCAATGAGAACTGAAAATCAAAGGCAACattaaaaaagacaataaaatagtaaaaaaatctaaaaatgagaCCTATCACTTAATATGTGCACTGTGTTCTGCAAAACATGGTAGTATCTTGCCAAGTGAAATAATCTAATATCAGTGCTACATATCTAATAGTTCTTGTTATGATGATGTATtagaattaaatgaaattattgcactattattattattctaattttaaataatttctcattttaaataAAGTCATCAGTAAAAAATATGATTGAATAAACAGGTAAAATAAATCAATTTCCAATCCACTTTCTTAAATTCCCTAAAATGAGTgtacaatgttaaaaaaaaaaaacccaatgtTTAGAAATAAGTTTATCTACATTTGTATTATACATCAAGAGTCTTTCCCGTGTTAAATTGTAGTCGACCTCACAAAACCAACCAAGTATACCAACACTGGTTAACAACGTACAGGCCTCCAGTAGCTGAACAAAGCTcctattataattataaaatagaGTCAAGTCAAAAGTTCAACAGCCTGCTTCTTCATCAATCCTTTCTATAAGACCAACAGAACTGTAGAACAATGTTGATTTTTTAAGCTTCAACTCATATTTTGCATTCTGTGGTATTTAAATATCTATCATAAAACAGTCAAATCAAAAGCGGATCATACATGTAAATGAATTAAACAATTTTTGGATGACCTCTGCCCTCTGTACCCTTTGTTTTTTAGACATCAGGCTTCCATTCAAACCCTACTGACCCTTGTGCCATGGGAATGGTTTAATGGGCTTGTTAGGGCCTACAGTGTTAAGGTGGaatttaatgtttctttaaagTCACAACAAACTGCTTTAGAATCAaacatattatatttaaaatgaaaactCTACACATTCACACTGATCACATAAACAAATTACCTTTTTTCCTGAAGTAGAATTAGCATgtctgctaactgctaatttaaCTGCTTTAACCATGACATCATTCCATTTGAGCCCACCATCCAAATATTTGCTAAGATTAGAAAACAAAACCAACATTTTTGGGTCATTTCAGTACAGCCTAAACAGTCCAGACCGCTATTCGTCATGTGAACTTGTTTGATTATTTCCAGGACCAGTTTTTAAACAATGTTTTCATGGTGATCTTGTCATGTGATCCAGACAGTCCCTCCATATTCACATACATCTCTCAATTTAGCATAACTATTAGCCTTAACCAGCCGATCAGACTGTAGCAAGATTGTAACTATCTACACAACATGAGGATGTGATGCTATACCTTCCCTCTTCCACTAGGGGGCCACAATTCATACTCTCCCACTATACACTTGTGCATGTGTACACTggttagccataacattaaaaccacctcctgaTGCTGCtgcaacagatctgaccattcaaggcatggactccacaggacctctgagGGCAttatgtggtatctggcaccaagacaagcagcagatcctggaagttgtgaggtggggcctccatgagcatcaatttACtagttggtaggtactgacctctgCATACCACGGATACCCCAGAAGACCTGCCTaaagttttggagatgttctgacccagtcattgtcttgaacatcacagtttggctcttgtcagagtggctcagactGTTCTCTTGCTGCATAATACAATATGCCTACCTCTGGACAGGAGGCATTGTAACCAGCTAATGAATcatctttactttacttttcggtggttttaatgttatggcagactGAGCGTTAATGGATTCTTCCTAGTTTCTGTGGATTGTCCAGTTAAATATGTCATTGAGatgatctgtgtcagcaattggtgc from Salminus brasiliensis chromosome 7, fSalBra1.hap2, whole genome shotgun sequence encodes:
- the LOC140559671 gene encoding odorant receptor 131-2-like; the encoded protein is MNVSIYSNVTQTTGRESYTTAVAKNVIIVALYFSINYINGTLVHTFFKHEIFTENPRYILFIHMVLNDMIQLTIAVLLNIISYIFFTINVSLCCFLLMIAIFTTLNTPLNLAGMAVERYIAICNPLRHTQICTVRRTYFLIGLIWVFGAIPILPDLFVLLATEPLSFFHSKIYCSRDSVFRHRYLVEKKNVSHLVYLSLVWLTLFYTYFKIMFAAKATGADARKARNTILLHGLQLVLCMFTYIGPQLEGLFISLFPFLQNDFRFATYLFVHILPRFISPIVYGLRDRMFCEYLKKHLLYLAHKERDKRKTQPIQSIYQ
- the LOC140559672 gene encoding odorant receptor 131-2-like, whose protein sequence is MNSSKYSNITQTPARDTSAVAMTVIVVALYFSINYINSILVHTFFKHEIFTENPRYILFIHMVLNDLIQLNIAVLLYMITYIFFKMNVSLCCFLLMIAVFTTLNTPLNLAGMAVERYIAICNPLRHTQICTVRRTYILIGLIWVLSITTILPDLFILLATEPLSFFYSTISCHQDILFHHPYLVEKKNTSYLVYFSFVWLTLFYTYFRIMFAAKASGADARKARNTILLHALQLVLCMFTFTGPLLHNLFVSLFPMFVSELRIIHYLFVYILPRFISPIVYGLRDQMLCAYMKKHLLCTALKERSKTRPT